CCGATCCCGGACATCCCGCAAGGCAGAACCTGGAGTTGATACTCAGATCGATTGGGGATTTCTGCGGACAGATGGAGATGATCCCCGTGGGGATTACGCTCGATGCCCTGTGTGAGCTTGTTCTGGCGGATGGGGATGCGTAGAGTGTCAATTATTAAATGGGAGAAAACCGTGCGAATCGATTCTCACGTACACGTATGGACAATGGGAGCACCACCCTTTACCCATAACGATGGCATGACCGCGCAACGGCCCGATTATCCGGGACTGGTGGAAAATCTCATCAAGTATATGGATATCAATAAAATCGACCGCACCGTGCTGATCCAGTGCATGTATCACGGGTATGACAATCGCTATATGTGCGATTGTTTGAGGCGATATCCAGATCGCCTGCACGGGGTGGCTCTAATCGATCCCCTGAAACCCGACGCGCCCAAAACACTGGCGCGTCTGCACCGGGATCACGGAGTGCAGGGAATGCGATTGTATCCGATTAAAGATCGGGATGCGTCGTGGTTATCAGACCCTGGGCAACATGCGCTTTGGGAGACAGCACAAAGGCTGGGCGTACCCTTTACATGGTTTGGACGCTGCCATCAGATTCCACTGCTGGAACCGATGTTGCGGCAATTTCCCGAGGTAAATGTAATAGTAGATCATCTGGGCGAGCCGATCCTGTCCGAAGGGCTGGACGGCAGTTTCGGGATCTTGCTGGCAGCGGCAAAATATCCCAATCTCTTTGTTAAAGCGACCCGGATTGATGGGATTTCCGAGCAACCCTGGCCGCACGAGGATGTGTATCCCTATGTCAGAGCCGTGTACGAGGCTTTTGGGCCTGAACGGATGCTGGGATGCACGGGATTTCCGGAAAATCCGCAACGTGGGGAGGCCGTTGGTTTTCGCGTGCTTGAAGAGATGGACTTTCTGTCAGATGAGGACAGAGCATGGATTTTGGGCAAGACAGCCGATGCACTCCACGACACATAGGGAAAAGACCGACATGAAAAGCGCGTACAAACCTGGGGATATCGAAAACGCCCGGCAAAATCTATCTCGCTACAGTTGGGCACAGGAAATCGTGAATGGCTGGGCGCAAAGCGTTGCATTTGCCATGCAACAAGATCGAGCGTTTTTCGAAACAATGATCCCCGAATTGACCCCCGGCACGCATTACGGTCAGAACTGCCCAAACTGCGTGGGCAAGCAATCGCTAATGGGTGGCGGACTCTTTGACTGGCACATTGACAGACCGGATGAAATTACCTGCCGCGCCTGTGGCGCAGTTTATCCCAACGCCCAGTATCCAGAGACCGGCGTACTGATATGCCCACGAATGGGACAAAAATTCACCTATTATGAAACGCCCGAAGAAGTGGCCGACCCCGAAAATCGCGCAAAGCACGCCCTCAAATGGCTTGGGGACCGCCCCACAATGACGAGCTTCAGCGGTCATATTCGAGATTGCAAAGTAAGCTGGGCACGAAGCCAGGCATTGACACTCGCCAAACTATACGCGGTAACAGGTGAAATTGGATACGCCGAGCGCGCGGTGTGGATCCTCGACCGAATAGCCCGGGTATTCCCGAACTATCTCTACCATTCCTACGACGGAAGTATTGCGGACTTGCCGCCTGCAGAGGTAGCCGCTAACATGGGCAAAGAAGAGGCCGAGGGTGGCCCTCGCGGAGGACGCTTTCCAAAAGATGCGATCTGCCACGCTTACGATTTGCACCAATTTGAGGATTATTCGACGATGAATAACGGAT
This window of the Gemmatimonadota bacterium genome carries:
- a CDS encoding amidohydrolase family protein translates to MRIDSHVHVWTMGAPPFTHNDGMTAQRPDYPGLVENLIKYMDINKIDRTVLIQCMYHGYDNRYMCDCLRRYPDRLHGVALIDPLKPDAPKTLARLHRDHGVQGMRLYPIKDRDASWLSDPGQHALWETAQRLGVPFTWFGRCHQIPLLEPMLRQFPEVNVIVDHLGEPILSEGLDGSFGILLAAAKYPNLFVKATRIDGISEQPWPHEDVYPYVRAVYEAFGPERMLGCTGFPENPQRGEAVGFRVLEEMDFLSDEDRAWILGKTADALHDT